The Lynx canadensis isolate LIC74 chromosome D1, mLynCan4.pri.v2, whole genome shotgun sequence genome has a segment encoding these proteins:
- the LYVE1 gene encoding lymphatic vessel endothelial hyaluronic acid receptor 1 produces MAKCFSLMLLLASIWTTKLLVHGSLRVEELSISAPCRIVGVTLVNKKTTQQLNFTEAQEACRLMGLTLASKDQIEAAWRSGFETCSYGWVADKFLVIPRILPNPKCGKNGMGVLVWRNSLSKKFLAYCYNSSDTRINSCSPEIITTKDPIFNTHEATYTTEMITSDSAYSASSTVAPYSTTPTLAPTSALASTSRRKRKLICVTEAFVETSTISTETESYIENKAAFKNEVVGFGGVPTALLVLALLFFAAAAGLAVCYIKRYVKTFPFTNKNQQKEMIETKVVKEEKVDDSNPNGESKKADKNSEEPKSLPKTTVRCLEAEV; encoded by the exons ATGGCCAAGTGCTTCAGCCTGATGTTGCTTCTTGCCTCCATCTGGACCACAAAGCTCCTGGTCCATGGCTCTCTCCGTGTAGAAG AACTTTCCATCTCAGCACCATGCAGAATTGTAGGGGTCACCCTTgtgaacaaaaagacaacccagcAGCTGAATTTCACAGAAGCCCAGGAGGCCTGTAGGCTGATGGGACTAACTTTGGCCAGCAAAGACCAGATTGAAGCAGCGTGGAGGTCTGGCTTTGAGACTTGCAG CTATGGATGGGTTGCAGATAAGTTTCTGGTCATCCCTCGGATTCTCCCGAACCCCAAGTGTGGGAAGAATGGGATGGGTGTCCTGGTTTGGAGAAATTCACTCAGCAAAAAGTTCTTGGCCTACTGTTACAACTCATCTG ATACTCGGATTAACTCATGCTCTCCAGAAATTATCACCACCAAAGATCCCATATTCAACACTCATGAGGCAACATACACAACAGAAATGATCACCAGTGACAGTGCATACTCGGCTTCATCTACTGTTGCACCTTACTCTACTACACCTACTCTTGCTCCTACTTCTGCTTTGGCTTCCACTTCTCGACGGAAAAGAAAGTTGATTTGTGTAACAGAAGCTTTTGTGGAAACTAGCACCATATCTACAGAAACAGAATCTTACATTGAAAATAAAGCAGCATTCAAGAATGAAGTTGTTGGGTTTGGAG GTGTCCCCACGGCTCTGCTAGTGCTTGCGCTCCTCTTCTTTGCTGCTGCAGCTGGTCTCGCAGTTTGCTACATCAAAAG GTATGTGAAGACCTTCCCTTTTACAAACAAGAATCAGCAGAAGGAAATGATTGAAACCAAAGTagtaaaggaagagaaagttgATGATAGCAATCCTAATGGGGAATCAAAGAAAGCTGATAAAAATTCAGAAGAGCCCAAGAGTCTGCCCAAAACTACAGTGCGATGCCTGGAGGCTGAAgtttag